The genomic region CAGCAGGGAGGAGCTCGAGGCCATGCGCGAGGCCCAGCGCGCCAAGGGACTCAAGCCCCGCTACGATGGCCGCTGCCGTCACCGTACGGCGCCGGTGCCCGGCGTGCGCCCCGTGGTGCGCTTCAAAAATCCCCTCGACGGCGAGGTGATCATCGACGATCTGGTGAAGGGCAGGGTGGTGGTGAAGAACGCCGAGCTCGACGATCTCATCATCGCCCGCGCCGACGGCACGCCCACCTACAATTTCTGCGTCGTGGTGGATGACTGGGACATGGCCATCACCCATGTCATCCGTGGGGACGATCATCTCAACAACACGCCGCGCCAGATCAACATCTTGCAGGCGCTGGGTGCGCCCATTCCCCACTACGCCCATGTGCCGATGATCCTGGGCCACGACGGGGAAAGGCTTTCCAAGCGCCACGGGTCGGTGAGCGTCACCCAGTACCGGGACGATGGTTATCTGCCGGAAGCCCTGCTCAATTACCTGGCCCGTCTGGGCTGGGCCCATGGGGACGACGAGATTTTCACCATGGATCAGTTCATTGAGTGGTTCGACCTCAAGGACATCAGCAAGTCGCCGGCGAAGTTCGACCCGGAGAAACTTACCTGGGTCAATGCCCAGTACATCAAGGCCACCGACAGTGCTCACCTGGTGGAGCTGGCGCGTCCCTTCATGGCGGCGGACTGCTGCGACCCCCGCCACGGACCGGACCCGGTCAAGGTGGTGGAGCTCCTCAAACCCCGCGTCAGCACCCTCAGGGAGCTGGCCGATGCGGCGGTGTATTTTTATCGTCCCCTGGAACCCCGCGCCGAGCTGCGAGCCCAGTATCTGACAGCGGAAATCCGGCCGGTGCTGAAGGAGCTGGTGGCGCGGCTGGAAAGCGTCGAATGGAACGCCGAGGCGATCAACCGTCTCTTGAAAGAGACCGTGGCCGCCCACAAACTGAAATTGCCCCAGGTGGCGATGCCGCTGCGGGTGATGGTGACGGGGGAGACCCAGACGCCCTCTATCGATGCGGTGATGGCGCTTTTGGGCCGCGAGGAAACCCTGCGCCGCATCCGCCACCATCTGGCGCAGTACCCGGCCTGAAGAGGGGTGGCGGTTTGTCTTGGGCGGGCGTCTCCGTTATAATCGCCGCTTTGCAGGCGCGTAGCTCAGCTGGTTAGAGCATCACCTTGACATGGTGGGGGTCGTTGGTTCGAGTCCAATCGCGCCTACCAATTCCCCATGAGAGTCAGGCCATGCCTGGCTCTTGTTGTTTTGAAAGCCCAGGTCCGCGAGTGCCGCCATGCCCACGATCCGCTTGCCCGATGGTTCGCAGCGCACCTTCGATCATCCCGTGACGGTCGCCGAAGTGGCGGCCGCCATCGGGCCGGGACTCGCGCGCGCCGCCCTCGCCGGGCGGGTGAATGGCAGGCTGGTGGACACCTCCCATCGCATCGAGAACGATGCCGAAGTGGCCATCGTCACCGACAGGGACCCCGAGGCCCTGGAAGTCATCCGCCACTCCACCGCCCACCTGCTGGCGCAGGCGGTCAAGCAGCTCTACCCCGAGGCCCAGGTCACCATCGGCCCCGTGGTAGAGGACGGCTTCTACTATGACTTCTCCTACAAGCGCCCGTTCACGCCCGAGGACTTGGCGGCCATCGAGAAACGCATGACGGAGCTCGCCCAGCAGGACCTGCCCATCACCCGTTTCACCCTGCCTCGGGCGGATGCCATCCGTTATTTCAAGGACCTCGGCGAGCATTACAAGGCGCAGATCGTCGAGTCCATCCCGGAAGACGAGGAAATCTCCCTCTATCGGCAGGGGGATTTCACCGACCTCTGCCGCGGTCCGCACGTCCCCTCCACCGGTAGGCTCAAGGTGTTCAAGCTCATGAAGGTGGCGGGGGCCTATTGGCGGGGGGATTCCCGCAACGAGATGCTGCAGCGCATCTATGGCACGGCGTGGCTGCGCCGGCAGGACCTGGAAGCCTATCTGCACCGCCTGGAGGAGGCGGAGAAACGGGATCACCGCAAGCTGGGCAGGCAGCTTGACCTCTTCCATCTGCAGGAGGAGGCGCCGGGCATGGTGTTCTGGCACCCCAAGGGCTGGATCATCTGGCAGGAGATCGAACAGTACGTGCGCGCCAAGTTGTGCGCCCACGGCTATCAGGAAGTGCGCACGCCGCAGGTGATGGATCGGGTGCTGTGGGAAAAGTCCGGCCACTGGGAAAACTACCGGCAGCACATGTTCACCACCCGCTCGGAAAACCGCGACTACGCGGTGAAACCCATGAACTGCCCCGGGCACATCCAGATTTTCAACCAGGGGATCAAGAGCTACCGGGATTTGCCGGTGCGCCTGGCCGAATTCGGTGCCTGTCATCGCAACGAGCCTTCTGGGGCGTTGCACGGCATCATGCGGGTGCGCGGCTTCGTGCAGGACGATGCCCACATCTTCTGCACGGAGGAACAGGTTCAGGGCGAGGTGTCGGCCTTCATCGACCTTTTGCTGGAGGTGTACCGGGACTTCGGCTTCGAGGAGGTTTCCGTCAAGCTGTCCACGCGGCCGGCGCAGCGGGTGGGTACGGACGAAACCTGGGACAAGGCGGAGGCGGCCCTGGAGGCGGCGCTCAAGGCCAAGGGGCTCGCCTACCAGCTGCAGCCCGGGGAAGGGGCATTCTACGGCCCGAAGATCGAATTCGCCCTCAAGGATTGCCTGGGGCGGGTCTGGCAGTGCGGGACCATCCAGCTCGATTTCGCCCTGCCCGAACGCCTGGGCGCCCATTATGTGGCCGAGGATAACAGCCGCCGCGTGCCGGTCATGCTGCACCGGGCGATTCTCGGCTCCCTGGAACGCTTCATCGGCATCCTCATCGAGCACCATGCCGGTGCCATGCCCCTGTGGCTCGCACCGGTGCAGGCGGTGGTGATGAACATCACCGACGCCCAGGCCGACTATGCCGCGCGGGTGGCGGCGGAAATGCGGGCGGCGGGCCTGCGCGTGGAAACGGACTTGAGAAACGAGAAAATCAACTATAAAATCCGGGAACATAGTTTGCAAAAGCTGCCCTACCAGGTCATCTGTGGTGACAAGGAAGTGCAGGCAAACCAGGTGGCCGTCCGCACCCGCAAGGGCGAGAACCTGGGCCAGATGACCGTGGCTGCGCTGATCGAGCGCATGCGCCAGGAGATCGCGGCCAAGGTGGCCTGACGGCTGGATTGGAGCGAGGAGCCCGCTGACCGGGTCAGCGGGCTCCTCGCTTTAACGTGGAATAACGCGCAGCGTTTCCCCGCCTTTTCCCCCTTTTGGCAAGGGCAGTGGGGAAAGGACCATGGCGAATGGCGGCTTCGTGAGCCGCAAATCGCCCGGCGCGTTAACTTGATTGGAGGTTTCTGCTATCGCTCAGGAAAAGGAGGCGCGGGTCAACGAAGAGATCACCGCGCCGGAGGTTCGCCTCATCGGCATGGATGGGGAACAGTTGGGGATCGTCAGCCTGCAACAGGCCCTGGCGCTTGCCGAGGAAAACGACATCGACCTCGTGGAAATTGCGCCGACCGCCAAGCCCCCGGTCTGCCGGCTCATGGACTACGGCAAATTCAAATACCGGGAAGCGAAGAAGCGGCACGAGGCGAAACTCAAGCAGAAACAGATCCAGGTCAAGGAAGTGAAGTTTCGTCCGGGAACGGACGAGGGGGACTATCAGGTCAAACTGCGCAACCTGATACGTTTCCTGCAGGAAGGCGACAAGGCCAAAATCACGCTGCGTTTTCGCGGACGGGAGGTGACCCATCAGGAGCTTGGTCTGCGGCTCCTGAAACGGGTCGAGAACGACCTGGCGGAATATGGCCAGGTGGAGCAATACCCGAAACTCGAAGGGCGGCAGATGGTGATGGTGATGGCGCCCCTGAAAAAGCACAAGTCGGAAAAGGCCGGCAAAAAGGAAGCTCAGCCCAAACAGGTGTAGCTTCTGCCTACGGCTTGTTTTGATGAATCGGCCCCCCGCCGCACGCGGGCGTGGTCAGGGAAGGCAGTCTTCCCACGAATGCGGAGTAGCAAAAATGCCGAAGATGAAAACCAAGAGTGGCGCGGCCAAGCGTTTCAAGGCCCTGGGCAGCGGTGCGGTCAAACGTACCCACGCCAATCTGCGCCACATCCTGACCAAAAAAACCACCAAGCGCAAGCGCAACCTGCGCGGCATGACCCTCGTGGATGCGAGTGATGCCCGCCGCATCCGCGCCATGTTGCCCTACGTGTAAAGGAGAAGGACGATGCCTCGCGTAAAACGTGGTGTGACGGCGCGCGCGCGTCACAAGAAGGTGCTGGAACAGGCCAAGGGCTATCGTGGCCGGCGCAAGAATGTCTATCGCGTCGCCAAACAGGCGGTGATGAAGGCCGGGCAGTATGCCTACCGCGACCGCCGTCAGCGCAAGCGTCAGTTCCGTGCCTTGTGGATCGCCCGCATCAATGCCGGTGCGCGGGAATTCGGCCTCACCTATAGCCGCTTCATGAATGGCCTGAAGAAAGCGGCCATCGAAGTTGACCGCAAGGTGCTGGCCGACCTGGCCGTCTTCGACAAACCCGCCTTCGCCAGGCTGGCGGAACAGGCCAAGGCCAGCCTCGCGGCCTGAGGGAAGCGGCGCCGCGGATTCGCCTCTGCGCACCGCCCGCCGGGGTGGTCGGCAGGACAGGGAAAGGAGGCATCGCCGCCTCCTTTTCCATTTGCGGGAAGACCATGTCCATCGAAAACCTGGATGCCATCGTCAAAGAGGCGCTCGACACCCTGGGTGCCATCGAGTCTGCCGCCGAGCTGGAGCAGGTCAAGGCGCGTTGGCTCGGCAAGACGGGCAAGCTCACCGAGCTCATGAAGACGCTGGGAAAGCTGCCCGCCGAGGCACGGCCAGCGGCGGGGGCGGCCATCAACGCCGCCAAGCAGCGCATCGAGGAGGCGCTGAAGGCGCGGCGGGAAGCCATCCGCCTCAAGGCGCTGGAGATGCAGCTTGCCGCCGAGGCCCTTGATGTCACCCTGCCCGGGCGGGGGCGGGGCGTGGGCGGCCTGCATCCCGTCACACGGGTGTTGAGCCGCATCGAGGCGCTGTTTCTCTCCCTTGGCTTCGACATCGCCGATGGCCCGGAAATCGAGACGGATTTCTACAACTTCACCGCCCTCAACATTCCGGAGAACCACCCGGCGCGGGCCATGCACGACACGTTCTACGTGGACGAGGCGCACGTGCTGCGCACCCACACGTCGCCGGTGCAAATCCACTACATGCAGACGCACCGGCCCCCCATCCGCATCGTGGCACCCGGCCGGGTGTATCGGGTGGATTCCGACGCCACCCATTCGCCCATGTTCCATCAGGTGGAAGGCCTGTGGATCGATGAGCACCTGAGCTTCGCCCATCTCAAGGGCGTGGTGCAGGACTTCCTGCAGCGCTTCTTCGAACGGGACGATCTCGAAGTGCGCTTCCGGCCTTCGTTCTTCCCCTTCACCGAACCCTCCGCCGAGATCGACATGAGCTGGAACGGCGGTTGGTTGGAAATCGGCGGCTGCGGCATGGTGCACCCCAATGTGCTCAAACATGGCGACATCGACAGCGAGCGCTATCTCGGTTTCGCCTTCGGCCTGGGCGTGGAGCGGCTGGCCATGCTGCGTTACGGCGTGCCCGACCTGCGGCTTTTCTTCGAAAACGACCTGCGCTTTCTCAAACAGTTTGCGTAAGTCATGAAATTTTCGGAGAACTGGCTGCGCCGCTTCGTCGATCCGCCCCTCACCAGCGAGGCGCTGGCCCATGTGCTGACCATGGCCGGCCTCGAGGTGGAGGCGGTGGAGCCCGCCGCGCCGCTTTTCTCGGGCGTGGTGGTGGCCGAGGTCAAAGCCGTGAGCAAGCATCCCAACGCCGACCGTCTCCAGGTCTGCGGGGTGGATGTGGGCGATGCCCAGCTGCAGATCGTCTGTGGCGCGCCCAATGCGGCGCCGGGGCTGCGGGTGCCCTGTGCGCGGGTGGGGGCGCAACTTCCGGGTGGGCCCATCCGTCAGGCGACGGTGCGCGGCGTGGATTCCTTCGGCATGCTCTGCTCGGCAAAAGAACTGGGGCTCGCAGAGGACGCCGCCGGGCTCATGGTGCTGCCCGCCGATGCACCGGTGGGGGCGGACCTGCGGGCGTATCTGGACCTCGACGATCGCATTTTCACCCTGAAGCTTACGCCCAACCGCAGCGATTGCCTGAGTGTGGCCGGTATCGCCCGCGAGGTGTCGGCGGTGACCGGCAGTCCCTTGAGCCTGCCGCAGCCACAGCCGGTGCCGCCGGCGCATGGGCAGACCCTGCCCGTGGTGGTGGCTGAGCCCGGC from Burkholderiales bacterium harbors:
- the gltX gene encoding glutamate--tRNA ligase, whose amino-acid sequence is MVRTRFAPSPTGYLHIGGARTALFSWAYARRHGGSFILRIEDTDLERSTQESVQAILDSIAWLGLNYDEGPFFQTRRMDRYREVIDKLLAEGKAYHCYCSREELEAMREAQRAKGLKPRYDGRCRHRTAPVPGVRPVVRFKNPLDGEVIIDDLVKGRVVVKNAELDDLIIARADGTPTYNFCVVVDDWDMAITHVIRGDDHLNNTPRQINILQALGAPIPHYAHVPMILGHDGERLSKRHGSVSVTQYRDDGYLPEALLNYLARLGWAHGDDEIFTMDQFIEWFDLKDISKSPAKFDPEKLTWVNAQYIKATDSAHLVELARPFMAADCCDPRHGPDPVKVVELLKPRVSTLRELADAAVYFYRPLEPRAELRAQYLTAEIRPVLKELVARLESVEWNAEAINRLLKETVAAHKLKLPQVAMPLRVMVTGETQTPSIDAVMALLGREETLRRIRHHLAQYPA
- the thrS gene encoding threonine--tRNA ligase, which gives rise to MPTIRLPDGSQRTFDHPVTVAEVAAAIGPGLARAALAGRVNGRLVDTSHRIENDAEVAIVTDRDPEALEVIRHSTAHLLAQAVKQLYPEAQVTIGPVVEDGFYYDFSYKRPFTPEDLAAIEKRMTELAQQDLPITRFTLPRADAIRYFKDLGEHYKAQIVESIPEDEEISLYRQGDFTDLCRGPHVPSTGRLKVFKLMKVAGAYWRGDSRNEMLQRIYGTAWLRRQDLEAYLHRLEEAEKRDHRKLGRQLDLFHLQEEAPGMVFWHPKGWIIWQEIEQYVRAKLCAHGYQEVRTPQVMDRVLWEKSGHWENYRQHMFTTRSENRDYAVKPMNCPGHIQIFNQGIKSYRDLPVRLAEFGACHRNEPSGALHGIMRVRGFVQDDAHIFCTEEQVQGEVSAFIDLLLEVYRDFGFEEVSVKLSTRPAQRVGTDETWDKAEAALEAALKAKGLAYQLQPGEGAFYGPKIEFALKDCLGRVWQCGTIQLDFALPERLGAHYVAEDNSRRVPVMLHRAILGSLERFIGILIEHHAGAMPLWLAPVQAVVMNITDAQADYAARVAAEMRAAGLRVETDLRNEKINYKIREHSLQKLPYQVICGDKEVQANQVAVRTRKGENLGQMTVAALIERMRQEIAAKVA
- the infC gene encoding translation initiation factor IF-3, giving the protein MAQEKEARVNEEITAPEVRLIGMDGEQLGIVSLQQALALAEENDIDLVEIAPTAKPPVCRLMDYGKFKYREAKKRHEAKLKQKQIQVKEVKFRPGTDEGDYQVKLRNLIRFLQEGDKAKITLRFRGREVTHQELGLRLLKRVENDLAEYGQVEQYPKLEGRQMVMVMAPLKKHKSEKAGKKEAQPKQV
- the rpmI gene encoding 50S ribosomal protein L35, encoding MPKMKTKSGAAKRFKALGSGAVKRTHANLRHILTKKTTKRKRNLRGMTLVDASDARRIRAMLPYV
- the rplT gene encoding 50S ribosomal protein L20 — its product is MPRVKRGVTARARHKKVLEQAKGYRGRRKNVYRVAKQAVMKAGQYAYRDRRQRKRQFRALWIARINAGAREFGLTYSRFMNGLKKAAIEVDRKVLADLAVFDKPAFARLAEQAKASLAA
- the pheS gene encoding phenylalanine--tRNA ligase subunit alpha, translating into MSIENLDAIVKEALDTLGAIESAAELEQVKARWLGKTGKLTELMKTLGKLPAEARPAAGAAINAAKQRIEEALKARREAIRLKALEMQLAAEALDVTLPGRGRGVGGLHPVTRVLSRIEALFLSLGFDIADGPEIETDFYNFTALNIPENHPARAMHDTFYVDEAHVLRTHTSPVQIHYMQTHRPPIRIVAPGRVYRVDSDATHSPMFHQVEGLWIDEHLSFAHLKGVVQDFLQRFFERDDLEVRFRPSFFPFTEPSAEIDMSWNGGWLEIGGCGMVHPNVLKHGDIDSERYLGFAFGLGVERLAMLRYGVPDLRLFFENDLRFLKQFA